The window CCGCGGGACACCAGCGTCACACACACCGCGCAAATCGCTGCGCAGTCTAGGCATAACCGGGCGCAGTCGGCCATCTTCGCGTCGTTGACGCAACAGTTGTAGGCGCACGCTTCGCACGCCGCCTGACATTTCGCGCACGCATCCAGACAGGCCTGGTTGGCCGTTACCGCCATGACAGATCTCCTCACTCGTCGTTACCCCGTGAGGGTATAAGCTAGCAGCCCCTCGTAAGTCGAGTAAACAGTTGGCTTTTCGAACTTTGAGTTAATCCCCGGTGGGTTCCAGTTGGGGTGCGTGCAGTGTCATCGGCGGCTTCGTGTGGCACGATCGGGTCAATGCCTGGATCCGAAGCGCACCGCCCCGCCACGTGTGATGAGGAGCTGCTGTGCTGTCTAGGACCAGGGTTTCCCGCGTTGGCGGGCAGCGATCCTGACCGTGTGGTGAGGATCCGCGATGAGGTGGCGCACGGGTTTGCGGCGCTAGCCGACGTGACCCGTGCGGTGTCGTTCTTCGGTTCCGCGCGCACCCCGCCGGATCATCCGTACTACCAGCTGGCGCGCACGCTGGCCGCACGGCTGGGGGCCTTGGGGTTCGACATCATCACCGGCGGTGGGGCCGGGATCATGGAGGCCGCCAACCGGGGCGCCCGCGAGGCGGGGGTGCGCTCGATCGGCCTGGTTATCGAGCTGCCCTACGAGCAGCGCATGAATTCATTTGTGGATCTCTCGCTGGAGTTTAAGTATTTTTTCGTCCGTAAGCTGATGTTGGTCCGCTACGCGTCGGCGTTTGTGGTGTTTCCGGGCGGCTTTGGCACGCTTGATGAGCTGTTCGAGGCGCTCACGCTCATCCAGACCCAGAAGATACGACACTTCCCGGTCGTGCTTGCGGGCTCGCAGCACTGGGGCGGACTAGAGCAGTGGATCCGGACCCAGCTGCTTGAGCTGGGAATGATTTCGCCAGACGACGTCCAGCTGCTCGTGGTCGCTGACGATCCCTACGAGATTGGCGAGGTCATCGAGGGTGGGCTCCGTCGCCAGCTACAGACCTATCGCCCAACCACGCCGTGAGCGAATCGCCGAGATCATGAAAGGCGCCGACCCGCGACTGCGTTGCTTAGCTGCCGTCTGCGCCGACGTCGGTGGGGAACAAAAGTTTTCGGGATTGGTGTGTTTGTTTGGTGGACTGGCAGAAGTGATGGACTCAGACGCGGGCATGGCGTGGCTGCTGGCTGACGCGGCAGGGCCATGCCTAACCGGTGACCAGCGCGCGATGGTGTTTGTCGAATTGGGTTGCGGGGAAAATCATCTGGCGATCGAGAGGATTCTTAATGCCGTCGTAGAAAACGGCTTCCCGTTGTCGACTGCCGTGCTGGCGGCTCTCACGGAATGGCTGGATTTATACGTCGGCAGCCCCGAGGAGCGGCTGCTGCGGGACCTGGTCCTCCAGGTCCGTGCGCAACGACCCGACTTCGAATCGGGACAGCATTGCGATTAACGTGCAAGCACTGCTGGTAAGCCTGCTTTGCGGCGGCCACGCCGATCGACGGCTTTGCCGTGTGGGGGGGCCGCCACCTTGCCAGGGGGTATGCGACCGCCCTGGCCAGCGGCGCGGCACGCACTCCCGTAAACGGTGAGCGTGGACTTTCCGAGAGGCAGACCGACGCACACCTCCGTAGCTGTCGGGCCGAAATCAGCAACTCTGAGGGCTTAACCAGCGGACCACCAAGCCGTCCACGGCTTTACGCGTCGTGGAATCAGGAGTGCTGATAGGCATCGTGTCAGGACGTTTGTCGGTTTTGGAACGCAACGCATGGCGCGCCGGGCCAACCATCTACGGCGCACGCGCCTACACCGCATTATGCCGGATTCGCCAGCACACCCTTCTGCGCGAAGCGACGATGTCGGTGACACTACTGGCTGTTTGATACCGTACCCGGGCGGGGTACAGATACCCGCAGGGGGTACAAACCAGACTGTGACGATGCTCGTCTCAGCGGGAATGCGACGCGCATACGCACCCAAAAATTGCTGCCCGACACATAGATCCCAACGACGGTGCGGCACACATACACCGGGCGGCGCCGGCGGCGACGAATGTGAGAAAGGACAGGAGGCGTCTGTGGCTATCGATCGACGAACTCGCATGAGTCTTATCGCGGTCGCTGTGATCAGTGTGATGGTGGTGGCCGTGGTGGCCGTGGTGATCGGGCGAGGCGATGACCACAATGGTGCGCTGCCCGCAGCGTCGGTCCTGCGCGCGGAAACGCCTGCGACCGTCACTGTCACTCCGGGCCCCGACGCGGTGAACGTTGACCCGCTGGGCGCGGTCATGGTGAGCGCGGCCAACGGCACCCTGTCCGATGTGCAGATGGTCAACGACCAAAACACGCCGATCCCGGGTGTTATGACCCCTGACCACCTGGTGTGGAAGCCCGGCGTGCCGCTGGGGTATGGCCGCAGCTACACCCTGACCGTGGCCAGTCGCGGGCCGACGGGAACTTTCGCGTCGCAGATGTCGAGGTTCACCACGCTTACACCCAGCAATCAGGCTGCGGTGTCGCTGACCACGACGTCGGGTGCGGCGCTGCGCGACGGCGGCACCTACGGGGTGGGCACGGTCATTGTTGCCCACTTCGATGAACCCATCATCGATCGCGCGGCCGCGCAGCGCCGACTGACCGTGACGACCGCTCCGGCCGTGGACGGCTCCTGGTATTGGGTTGATGACCAGAACGCCCATTGGCGCCCGGAGCACTACTACGCGGCGGGCACGAAAATCACCGTGGCGGCCAACATCTACGGCGCGCCGCTGGGTGGCGGACTGTACGGCCAAGAGGACCAGCAGACCTCGTTCACCATCGGTGACGCGCATGTGTCGATCGCCGACGACAACACGAAACAGGTCAACGTTTACAACAACGGCGTTCTGGTGCGCACCATGCCCACCTCGATGGGCATGGGCGGCACGCAAACCGTCGCCGGGCAGACCCTCACGTTTTGGACCCCACCCGGGGTGTACACGGTGATGGATAAGTCCAATCCGGTCGTGATGGATTCGTCCACCTATGGCTTGCCCGTCAATTCCCACCTCGGCTACCGCGAGACCATCAACTACGCCACCCGCATCAGCCCCGACGGCATCTATCTTCACCAACTCGACAGCACCGTGTGGGCTCAAGGCAACA is drawn from Mycolicibacterium gilvum and contains these coding sequences:
- a CDS encoding L,D-transpeptidase, producing MSLIAVAVISVMVVAVVAVVIGRGDDHNGALPAASVLRAETPATVTVTPGPDAVNVDPLGAVMVSAANGTLSDVQMVNDQNTPIPGVMTPDHLVWKPGVPLGYGRSYTLTVASRGPTGTFASQMSRFTTLTPSNQAAVSLTTTSGAALRDGGTYGVGTVIVAHFDEPIIDRAAAQRRLTVTTAPAVDGSWYWVDDQNAHWRPEHYYAAGTKITVAANIYGAPLGGGLYGQEDQQTSFTIGDAHVSIADDNTKQVNVYNNGVLVRTMPTSMGMGGTQTVAGQTLTFWTPPGVYTVMDKSNPVVMDSSTYGLPVNSHLGYRETINYATRISPDGIYLHQLDSTVWAQGNTNTSHGCLNLNGDNAKWFFGFSQPGDIVEVRNTGGPPLSLQNNGDWSVPWAQWQAESAPA
- a CDS encoding four-helix bundle copper-binding protein, with translation MAVTANQACLDACAKCQAACEACAYNCCVNDAKMADCARLCLDCAAICAVCVTLVSRGSRWAAQLCQLCAEICDACAAECDKYDNDHCRACAESCRRCAQECRAMA
- a CDS encoding TIGR00730 family Rossman fold protein, whose amino-acid sequence is MAGSDPDRVVRIRDEVAHGFAALADVTRAVSFFGSARTPPDHPYYQLARTLAARLGALGFDIITGGGAGIMEAANRGAREAGVRSIGLVIELPYEQRMNSFVDLSLEFKYFFVRKLMLVRYASAFVVFPGGFGTLDELFEALTLIQTQKIRHFPVVLAGSQHWGGLEQWIRTQLLELGMISPDDVQLLVVADDPYEIGEVIEGGLRRQLQTYRPTTP